The following are encoded together in the Vibrio splendidus genome:
- the glyS gene encoding glycine--tRNA ligase subunit beta: MAKNFLIELGTEELPPTALRSLAEAFASNFEAGLKTAELSHEGIKWYAAPRRLALKVTALAEGQADKVVEKRGPAISVAFDAEGNATKAAQGWARGNGITVEQADRLKTDKGEWLLFKQEVAGKPVQELVMDIAAKALAGLPIPKAMRWGNSDIQFIRPVKTLTVLLGDELVEGKILGVASARTIRGHRFMGEQEFTIDSADQYPAILEERGKVMADYDARKAIILADAKKAADAVGGIADLEDDLVEEVTSLVEWPVVLTAKFEQEFLKVPSEALVYTMKGDQKYFPVYSHEIGDAERSLLPNFIFVSNIESKEPRHVIEGNEKVVRPRLADAEFFFNTDRKRPLIDRLAELDQAIFQKQLGTIKDKTDRITELAGYIAEQIDADVEKSKRAGLLAKCDLMTSMVFEFTDTQGVMGMHYATHDGEDEQVALALYEQYMPRFAGDTLPSTGISSAVAMADKLDTIVGIFGIGQAPKGSDPFALRRASLGVLRIIVENGYNLDLTDLIGKAKELLGDKLTNENVEADVIDFMLGRFRAWYQDAGFSVDIIQAVLARRPTKPADFDQRVKAVSHFRELEAAEALAAANKRVGNILAKFDGDLPAEIDLALLQEDAEKALAENVEVMTEALEPAFATGNYQEALSKLADLREPVDAFFDNVMVMADDEALKKNRLTLLNNLRNLFLQIADISLLQK; encoded by the coding sequence ATGGCGAAGAATTTTCTAATTGAACTGGGTACGGAAGAGCTTCCACCAACGGCACTTCGTTCTCTAGCTGAAGCCTTTGCTTCTAACTTTGAAGCAGGTCTTAAAACGGCTGAGCTTTCTCACGAAGGCATCAAGTGGTACGCAGCACCTCGTCGTCTAGCACTTAAAGTAACGGCACTGGCTGAAGGCCAAGCAGACAAAGTCGTTGAGAAGCGCGGTCCTGCAATTTCTGTGGCATTCGATGCTGAAGGCAACGCGACGAAAGCTGCACAAGGTTGGGCGCGTGGTAACGGTATTACTGTTGAGCAAGCTGACCGTCTGAAAACAGACAAAGGCGAGTGGCTTCTTTTCAAACAAGAAGTGGCTGGCAAACCAGTTCAAGAATTGGTCATGGACATCGCTGCGAAAGCTCTCGCTGGCCTACCAATTCCTAAAGCAATGCGCTGGGGTAACTCAGACATTCAATTTATCCGTCCAGTGAAAACACTGACAGTACTACTAGGTGATGAGCTTGTTGAAGGCAAAATCCTAGGCGTAGCTTCTGCTCGTACTATCCGTGGCCACCGTTTCATGGGCGAACAAGAGTTCACAATCGATTCTGCTGACCAATACCCTGCGATCTTAGAAGAGCGCGGTAAAGTAATGGCAGATTACGATGCGCGTAAAGCGATCATCCTTGCTGATGCTAAAAAAGCAGCAGACGCGGTTGGCGGTATTGCTGACCTAGAAGATGACCTTGTTGAAGAAGTTACCTCTTTGGTTGAATGGCCAGTGGTGCTTACTGCTAAGTTTGAGCAAGAGTTCCTAAAAGTGCCTTCTGAAGCCTTGGTTTACACCATGAAAGGCGACCAGAAGTACTTCCCTGTTTATTCGCATGAGATTGGTGACGCTGAAAGAAGCCTTCTACCAAACTTCATCTTCGTTTCGAACATCGAGTCTAAAGAGCCTCGTCACGTAATCGAAGGTAACGAGAAGGTTGTACGTCCACGTCTTGCTGATGCTGAGTTCTTCTTCAACACAGACCGTAAGCGTCCGCTGATCGACCGTCTTGCTGAACTAGACCAAGCTATCTTCCAGAAGCAACTGGGTACGATCAAAGACAAAACAGACCGCATCACAGAACTTGCTGGCTACATTGCTGAGCAAATCGATGCTGACGTTGAAAAGTCTAAGCGTGCAGGCCTACTGGCTAAGTGTGACCTAATGACATCTATGGTATTCGAATTTACGGATACTCAAGGTGTGATGGGTATGCACTACGCAACGCACGATGGTGAAGACGAGCAAGTAGCACTAGCACTTTACGAGCAGTACATGCCTCGTTTCGCGGGTGACACATTGCCAAGCACTGGTATTTCATCAGCAGTAGCAATGGCAGACAAGCTAGACACTATCGTAGGTATCTTCGGTATTGGCCAAGCTCCAAAAGGTTCTGACCCATTCGCTCTACGTCGTGCATCACTAGGTGTGCTACGTATCATCGTTGAAAACGGCTACAACCTAGACCTAACCGATCTAATCGGTAAAGCGAAAGAATTACTAGGCGACAAGCTAACTAACGAAAACGTAGAAGCTGACGTTATCGACTTCATGTTAGGTCGTTTCCGCGCATGGTACCAAGATGCTGGTTTCAGTGTTGATATCATCCAAGCGGTACTAGCACGTCGTCCAACCAAGCCAGCTGACTTTGACCAACGTGTTAAAGCGGTTTCTCACTTCCGTGAACTGGAAGCAGCAGAAGCGCTAGCAGCAGCGAACAAGCGTGTAGGTAACATCCTCGCGAAATTCGATGGCGATCTACCCGCTGAAATCGATCTAGCGCTTCTTCAAGAAGACGCAGAGAAAGCGCTGGCTGAAAACGTTGAAGTAATGACGGAAGCACTAGAACCAGCATTCGCGACAGGCAACTACCAAGAAGCCCTAAGCAAGCTTGCTGATCTACGTGAACCCGTTGATGCATTCTTCGATAACGTGATGGTTATGGCTGATGACGAAGCGCTTAAGAAAAACCGTCTAACGCTACTGAACAACCTACGTAACCTGTTCCTACAGATTGCTGACATCTCTCTACTGCAAAAATAA
- the glyQ gene encoding glycine--tRNA ligase subunit alpha yields MQKYDIKTFQGMILALQDYWAQNGCTIVQPLDMEVGAGTSHPMTCLRALGPEPMSTAYVQPSRRPTDGRYGENPNRLQHYYQFQVALKPSPDNIQELYLGSLEVLGVDPLVHDIRFVEDNWENPTLGAWGLGWEVWLNGMEVTQFTYFQQVGGLECKPVTGEITYGIERLAMYIQEVDSVYDLVWNVAPDGSNVTYGDIFHQNEVEQSTYNFEHADVDFLFTFFDQCEKECKELLELEKPLPLPAYERILKAGHAFNILDARKAISVTERQRYILRIRNLTKAVAEAYYASREALGFPMCKKDK; encoded by the coding sequence ATGCAAAAATACGATATCAAAACCTTCCAGGGAATGATCCTCGCGCTGCAGGATTACTGGGCACAAAACGGTTGTACCATTGTTCAACCACTAGATATGGAAGTAGGTGCTGGCACCTCTCACCCAATGACATGTCTACGTGCACTTGGCCCAGAGCCAATGTCTACGGCATACGTTCAACCTTCTCGTCGTCCGACCGATGGTCGTTACGGTGAAAACCCGAACCGCCTGCAGCACTACTATCAATTCCAAGTAGCTCTAAAACCTTCTCCAGATAACATCCAGGAGTTGTACTTAGGCTCGCTTGAAGTTCTTGGTGTCGATCCACTTGTTCACGATATTCGCTTCGTAGAAGACAACTGGGAAAACCCAACGCTAGGCGCATGGGGTCTTGGTTGGGAAGTATGGCTAAACGGTATGGAAGTGACTCAATTCACTTACTTCCAACAAGTTGGCGGTCTTGAGTGTAAGCCTGTAACGGGTGAGATCACTTACGGTATCGAGCGTCTAGCAATGTACATCCAAGAAGTAGACTCTGTTTACGACCTTGTATGGAACGTAGCACCAGACGGTTCTAACGTGACTTACGGTGACATCTTCCACCAAAACGAAGTTGAGCAATCAACGTACAACTTCGAGCACGCAGACGTAGATTTCCTATTCACTTTCTTCGACCAGTGCGAAAAAGAGTGTAAAGAGCTACTTGAGCTTGAGAAGCCACTGCCGCTTCCAGCTTACGAGCGCATTCTAAAAGCAGGTCACGCATTCAACATCCTTGATGCGCGTAAAGCTATCTCTGTAACAGAGCGTCAACGTTACATCCTTCGTATCCGCAACCTGACTAAAGCTGTTGCAGAAGCGTACTACGCGTCACGTGAAGCGCTTGGCTTCCCAATGTGTAAGAAGGATAAATAA
- a CDS encoding TMEM165/GDT1 family protein, translated as MSVLAISITTVALAEIGDKTQLLSLLLASRYRKPIPIIAAIFFATIANHALAAWLGVVIADYLSPEILKWVLVVSFIAMAGWILIPDKLDDDEQISNRGPFVASFIAFFIAEIGDKTQIATSILGAQYSDALTWVILGTTIGMLLANVPVVIIGKLSADKMPLDLIRKITALLFVGLAIAAAFY; from the coding sequence GTGAGCGTTTTAGCAATTTCAATTACAACTGTCGCCTTAGCCGAGATCGGTGATAAGACTCAGTTGCTATCCCTTTTATTAGCCAGTCGATATCGCAAGCCGATACCTATTATCGCGGCTATCTTTTTTGCCACCATTGCCAATCATGCTCTTGCTGCATGGCTCGGTGTCGTTATCGCAGATTACTTATCTCCTGAAATCTTAAAATGGGTGCTGGTGGTCAGTTTCATTGCGATGGCGGGCTGGATTCTGATTCCGGATAAGTTGGATGACGATGAGCAGATCTCGAATCGAGGCCCATTTGTCGCCAGCTTTATCGCTTTCTTTATTGCTGAGATTGGCGATAAGACTCAGATTGCGACCTCCATTCTAGGGGCTCAATATTCTGATGCATTAACGTGGGTGATTCTGGGTACTACCATTGGTATGTTGCTGGCGAATGTGCCAGTGGTGATCATTGGTAAGTTATCGGCAGATAAGATGCCTCTTGATCTGATTCGCAAGATCACCGCCTTGTTATTCGTGGGTTTGGCTATCGCAGCGGCTTTCTATTAA
- the tusA gene encoding sulfurtransferase TusA: protein MTFKPELATHTLEAEGLRCPEPVMMVRKTIRNMQDGDVLLVKADDPSTTRDIPSFCRFMDHQLVGQATETLPYQYLIRKGLEA, encoded by the coding sequence ATGACATTCAAACCTGAACTGGCAACCCATACTTTAGAAGCTGAAGGCCTACGTTGCCCGGAACCAGTAATGATGGTCAGGAAGACAATTAGAAACATGCAGGATGGCGATGTGTTACTGGTAAAAGCTGACGATCCTTCGACAACTCGAGATATCCCGAGCTTTTGTCGATTCATGGATCACCAGTTGGTAGGTCAAGCGACAGAAACGTTGCCTTACCAGTATTTGATCAGAAAGGGATTGGAGGCATAA
- a CDS encoding LysR family transcriptional regulator: MELEDIYRRDLNLLVALKVLIEEGSVSQAALRLNLSQSATSRVLGRLRELLNDPLFTRQGQHLIPTKKALEISQRIDQPLESFRQLLSPSDFDPYYCSERFLIATTDYAMQTILPYALPKIYEQAPNISLEFAPLQHEHLFKQLSTERVDMAICRPSGSIAPLHQEVLGPVGVSCLLSKNHPLADQSLSLEDYVSLPHAMIAISDGVKALLDNALANQQPRKMVLRAYHLEAALAIVDRMPLVITVPADLAYLVADRYDLVVKPLPFEFMPFDYSLIWHSRCDSSASQQWLRRVVKEECGELIQKRIADVGLG; encoded by the coding sequence GTGGAATTAGAAGACATCTATCGTAGAGACCTAAATTTATTGGTCGCCTTAAAAGTATTGATTGAAGAGGGCAGTGTTAGCCAGGCTGCGCTTCGCCTTAACTTAAGTCAATCGGCAACCAGTCGAGTGTTAGGGCGCTTAAGAGAACTACTTAACGATCCGCTGTTTACACGCCAAGGTCAGCACCTTATCCCCACCAAAAAAGCACTCGAGATCAGCCAGCGTATTGATCAGCCTTTAGAGTCATTCCGCCAACTGCTGAGCCCGAGTGATTTCGATCCTTACTATTGCAGTGAACGCTTTCTGATTGCGACTACTGACTACGCGATGCAAACCATCTTGCCTTATGCATTACCTAAGATTTATGAACAAGCGCCGAACATATCTTTGGAGTTTGCACCGCTGCAGCATGAGCATTTGTTTAAACAGCTGAGTACCGAACGTGTTGATATGGCGATCTGTCGTCCGAGTGGCAGCATTGCACCACTTCATCAAGAGGTCTTGGGGCCGGTCGGTGTGTCGTGTCTGTTATCTAAAAACCACCCATTGGCGGATCAGTCTTTAAGCCTTGAAGACTATGTATCACTCCCGCACGCGATGATTGCGATCAGTGATGGTGTTAAGGCTTTATTAGACAACGCATTAGCCAATCAACAGCCTCGTAAAATGGTGTTGCGTGCTTATCACCTTGAAGCTGCATTAGCGATTGTCGATAGAATGCCGTTGGTGATCACTGTACCAGCCGATCTGGCTTATTTAGTGGCAGATCGCTATGACTTGGTTGTTAAGCCATTACCATTTGAGTTTATGCCGTTTGATTACTCACTGATCTGGCACTCGCGCTGCGATTCTTCTGCTTCACAACAATGGTTAAGAAGAGTGGTAAAAGAAGAGTGTGGTGAGCTGATTCAAAAACGGATTGCGGATGTAGGTTTGGGTTAA
- the acuI gene encoding acrylyl-CoA reductase (NADPH), with protein sequence MFKALVLNQEDKKTIASVSQIDESQLPEGNVKVDVSYSSLNYKDGLAITGKGRIVRNFPMVPGIDLSGVVSQSDDPRYKAGDEVVLTGWGVGEGHWGGMAEKASLNGDWLVPMPAGLDAKKVMAIGTAGFTAMLCVQAIVDAGIKPEDGEILVTGASGGVGSVSITLLNQLGYKVAAVTGRASANGELLKSLGATRIVERAELEEPAKPLEKQLWAGAIDTVGSKVLAKVLAQIDYNGAVAMCGLAGGFDLPTTVMPFILRNVRLQGVDSVMCPREKRIKAWEQLAELLPESFYAQATKEVSLDGAIQAAEDITNGQITGRVVIKL encoded by the coding sequence ATGTTTAAAGCACTTGTACTAAACCAAGAAGACAAAAAAACTATCGCATCAGTTTCTCAAATTGATGAGTCTCAATTACCAGAAGGTAACGTGAAGGTTGATGTGAGCTACTCTTCTTTGAACTACAAAGATGGTTTGGCGATTACAGGTAAAGGGCGCATTGTTCGTAACTTCCCTATGGTGCCTGGTATCGACCTTTCAGGTGTGGTTTCACAATCTGATGACCCACGCTACAAAGCGGGTGACGAAGTTGTTCTAACGGGTTGGGGTGTTGGTGAAGGTCATTGGGGTGGCATGGCTGAAAAAGCGAGCCTAAACGGTGATTGGTTAGTGCCAATGCCAGCGGGTCTAGACGCTAAGAAAGTCATGGCGATCGGTACAGCAGGTTTCACAGCAATGCTTTGTGTGCAAGCTATCGTGGATGCAGGCATAAAACCAGAAGACGGTGAGATCCTAGTCACTGGAGCAAGTGGCGGTGTAGGCAGCGTGTCTATTACGCTACTTAACCAACTGGGTTACAAAGTGGCTGCGGTTACTGGTCGTGCTTCTGCAAACGGTGAACTACTTAAATCACTAGGTGCGACACGCATTGTAGAGCGTGCTGAACTTGAAGAACCAGCTAAGCCACTAGAAAAACAACTGTGGGCTGGTGCTATCGATACGGTAGGCAGCAAAGTACTTGCGAAAGTATTGGCACAAATTGATTACAACGGCGCGGTTGCAATGTGTGGTCTAGCAGGCGGTTTTGACTTACCAACCACAGTAATGCCATTCATTCTGCGTAATGTTCGTCTACAGGGTGTTGATTCTGTAATGTGCCCTCGAGAGAAACGTATTAAAGCGTGGGAACAACTGGCTGAGCTACTACCAGAATCTTTCTACGCTCAAGCAACCAAAGAAGTGTCTTTAGATGGCGCAATTCAAGCTGCAGAAGACATCACTAACGGTCAAATCACTGGTCGTGTAGTCATTAAACTATAG